The Schistocerca gregaria isolate iqSchGreg1 chromosome X, iqSchGreg1.2, whole genome shotgun sequence nucleotide sequence agtgctttatctgaaaactacattgagtagttaaacagagaactgactcgtggtgataacatattagaccttctggtgtcaaacagacccgaactatttgaaacagttaacacagaacagggaatcagcgatcataaagcggttacgccatcgatgatttcagcagtaaatagaaatattaaaaaaggtaggaagatttttctgtttagcaaaagtgacaaaaagcagattacaggtgTCACGAACCTgctctactgttcaggaaaagttatctccataaggacaccgttacggtgtggctaatggctgcataatactttagtagagctggccatgatgccacctttgttgatgctgctgagtctgcgttgtccatgtggcttctcgttgtctaggcAATGATTCCTATGCTGCTCTAGGTCCAAGAAGAGGtgcgggttttttaattattactggactatcgaaaaatgCCGCAGTACTCCACGGTTTCTTTGTATCCAAAATACATTTATTGGcaaaactatatacacaactacactcgaccgtggccaacactcaagtgcccgtaaacccgttgtagaccaaagatcacggtCGTAAACTACAAATAACATACAATTCCAATATTgattattgatcgcaacacctaacttagtattatcttaagcaaaagcttttttaacatgactttagtgtataataaaataaaatgatgtctatttgtcagttccattacaatagcccccccccccctccccccaagaatTTTGTAAGTATGAAAATGCGAAAAAATTCTGACATCAGAATAATGGAACTGCCAagaatatgattttaaataaattaaaattaataggattgtttccttttaattatgctaacacagaaattacacaaattatcaaatatcaatcaaattgcataaacatacagaaatatcaaGAACATGGCAAGTGTATTACAGAGAAAATCCATTGAAAACACTTCATACAATGAatacatattaaacaaataataaacattttaaagggcacaaaactgtaacaaaatcagaCATTTTTTTGTATACAGAATTTCCAGTGAAAAACCTTTGTTGAGTTACTTTTTCACTTTCTCAGACTAGTCTTATCCCTTTTGTTTATACAATTTCAACGAGACAATATTCCTTAGCCcgagaactttcctggatttaGGATACACCAATCGGTATGCATTCGGGTGAGGATGTTCTACAATCTGAAATGGACCCATGTctatatcaaagaatttctttatttcaaaaaATAGAATTTTTGATTTCTCATGTGATTTTACTAAAACATAATCTCCAACTTTAAACTTGGTTGCTTTGATCTTGCCATCATGTTATCTTTTTCTCATTTCTCCCTGTTTTATCATGGTTTCTTTGACTATGGCTTCACGTTCTCGCATAGTCATCATTGTGCATGGTGGAAATTTTACAAGTTCATAGATAAAGTTGTTTGGTTTTAGATGAAACATAAATTTATGAGGTGAAAATCCTGTGGAAGTGTGCTGCAAGCTATTCATAACATCTTCAAAGTCTCGTAAATGGTCATACCATGTAGGATGTTTATGACTGCAATATGTACGACATAAATGATCAATCTCGCACATATACCTCTCAGCAGGGTTTGACGACGGATTATATACAGatatttgaacatgtttgattCCTGATTTATCAACAAAGGCTTTCCAAACTTTTGACAAAAACTGAGAACCATTATCTGACAAGATTGCTTTTGGTTTCCCAACATTTAAGAAATAGTCTTTTTCAACTTTTGTGACTATCTCTTTACCTGTGGCTTTTTTGACAGGGTACAACTTGATTTGTTTAGAAAATACATCCACCATGACAAAAATGTAGCAGTGGCCACTCCTACTCCTTGGAAGTGGCCCATAGAAATGAACAGCGACTAAGTCTAGAGGTTGTGCAggaataatgttttgcatttcaccttgacattttctgttacttactttgaCTCGTTGGCACTTGTCACAAGTTGACAATTCTTTTCTAACTTTCTTGGCCATATTGTAGAagtatatgttttcttgtaatttctgcCACAATGACCATAGCTCTCATTAGTATACCTAATTAACCTCTCAGCTTCCTcctcaggccagcatagtttccaattgtcgGAGTCTTCATCAATTCTCCTAAACAGAGTACCTTTAAACACCTTATAATACTTGTCTAAtttttcaaagttcttttttcCTAAACAGCTCTTTACTAATTTCCAATCTGCATCAGGGTTCTGTCTCCTCCTGATTTTATCGCACATTTTTCTAACAACTTTTTCATCTGTGACCCCTTTAATATACctcattttaaaatgtttttcttcattctgatcaaaaatttctgtttccccTCCTACTGGTAGCCTTGATAGAGCATCTGCAACTATGTTGTCAGTGCCTTTAATATACTTGATTTCAAAGTTGAATTGCTGTAAATACAATGCCCATCTTGTAAGCCTATCATGATAGAGCTTGCATTCCTGTATATAGCTTAAGACGTCATGATCAGAGTACACTATTACCTTATGTCCAAGTAAATAggtcctgaattttgaaaatgaccaCTGTATAGCTAATAGCTCTTTTCCTGTTACTGTATAGTTCTTTCATGCTTCAGTAGCATTCTGCTTGCAAATTAAACTGTAGCATTAACTGTCTCCCCATTGACTTCCTTTACTTGAAATAATTCAGCGCCTAGCCCATAATCACTGCTGTcagtatgtaaacagaaaggtaaattGAAATCTGGTCTGTGTAACAGGTTCTGGTTATTCAGTTCCTTTTTTATTATGTTGAAAGCCTCTTGACAATCTTTACTCCATATCCAAACAGTGTCCTTCTTTAAAAAGTTACTTAGACAGGGTGTGTTTaagctttgtttacttacaaattttctgtagaagccacataccccataaaatgatttcagttgttttctgttacGGGGTATAGGAAACTCTGCAATAGCTTTAATTTTCTCTGGATCAgccaaaattcctttttctgttatgacatgtcccaaaaattttaactcaggtactgcaaatttgcactTTTCTAGTTTTAGTGTCATTCCCCCGCTTCTAAGTTTCTCACACGCCTGTCTTAAAAGCCCAACatgctcatttcaatattgtccAGTTACTAAAATGCCATCTACATAAATCACTAATTTGGTTACAAGTTCCTGCCCAAGCACATGGTCTAAAGctctaatgaattctgctaccgatGAGTTCAAGCCAAACGGGACTACACAATACTGATAGCAATGGCCATTGTACAGAAAAGCAGTGTATTTCTTAGATTTGGGTGCCAGGGGTACTTGGTGAAAGCCTGAGGTTAAGTCTAGACTTGACAATAATTTTATGTCCTTGAACTTGTGCAACagctcatcaatgttttcagggtgGTCTGTTTCCCTGTATAAGATCTTGTTTAAAGGCCTGGAGTCAAGAACTATTCTCACTCCTCCATCCTTCTTTGACACAACTACCagcgggttattataagaactgatactcctttcaataatgccacacacttctatcttatgtaattctttCTCAACTGTTGTACGTTTTGCTATGGGCACACCATACAGTTTTATGAAAAATGGGTCATGTGGTCTTACTTGCAAAGTACATTCGTAACCCCTAACTTCTCTGGAATGTTGCTAAAGACATCACTGTATTCCCATAACAAAGACTCTAGTTCCTGTTTTTGCTCATTGTTTAGACAGCTAGCTTAGGAAATCCTTGCGTTTACCAGTGTGTTGAAATCTACTTCACTTAAATCCATCTCTGttatgtgtttgtcaacatatttCTTCTCCTTCACAAGATTTATAGTGTTAAATTTATCATTACACAACATGTATTTGATCTGACAAACTTGGTGGAGATACACCCCCCCATTTGGTGTTGTTATGATAAGTTTTTGTCCTCCCCAGTCAAATCTTGCATCTACACTCCGAATCCATTACATCCCAAGAGTACAGTCCTCACTGAGGCCTGGTATAATTAGGCATCCATGTGTAAATGTTACTCCCTCAACTGTAAAAGATAACAAAGTTTGTCTTTTCACAGTTTTACTATGTTTTCTTGTAGCCCCTCTTATTTTCACCCCAATGACTGgcatttcaatgtaatctttctcacACTTCAGCTTTTTGCTTAGAATTTCAGATACTCCTGACACCTGACTCCCTGTGTCTATAAGGCACTTGCCTTCCCAGGTACCAACTTTTGCTCTAATGAACGGACTACCTATGTCATCACCTTTTTGAGGCTAAACATATTCATACAATAAATCATTTTGAATTTCACTGAAACAATGACTTTCTGACTTACAAGTACCTATATTACTGTCACCTTTATTATCTATGGTCATAACATTAACACACACATCATTAGCACTGTCACTTGCAttgataatttcattaataaaatattttcacccaTATAACATTGTTCACAACTAAGGTATTTATCCTTCAGTTGTTCAACATTAATATGTTTAGTGTTTTTCCACCAATCAggatataaaatttgagacatattatgaatcatttttctaaaattgctATCATTTTTAATTGCATCACTATTTAGCCACATATTATAAAGAAATAATTCACCTTTGTTCATTGCAAATGATAGCTTACTTGCATAGTCAGTTTTACTGTTCAGGGAATCTTTATCAACTGCCCAGGTTCCTTCGTAAGATGTTGGATTACAGAGCCTATCGGTTGTGACACTGGCTTTACCAACACTTAAACTCTTAATAACATCCTTGGGTACATCTACAACATGCATATCAGTTTCTCCCACAACACCTAATGCCTCCATTTCCTCCttaaagcaaacaaaatatttttcaccacCATCATGTATCATTAAATCTTCATTTTCCCAAATACTACAATCATCAACCTCTCTCTCCTGAAAACTTAAAATGTTGCTTTCACACCCAAGTGTTTTTAATTCTTTGTTCGTTAAATCAGTTCCAACCATTTGCTCACCTGGTTCCTTCATCAGGGCATTAATTCCTAAATCATTTAAACCATTAACCTGCTGGTCCTCTGACAAACTACAAGCTTCTGCCCATTCATAAGATTCAACTAAGTCAATTATTTTCTCTGGGTCTTTATTgcaactaatgtgtttgttcttaACAGGTACTGTGTTTAGAGGGTAGTACACATTCATAAGATAACTACTCATTACTTGAGATGTATCTCCTGGTGCAAAGTAGTCAGTGTTATTGGTCCATCTATTATCTATGCTTTTCGCCCCTACCTTGTAGACCGACAATGGAGTGCATGCTAGTTATTTACTTCATGACTTCCCATAGCATTCTGACTCCCAGCATCCCTATGTTCACGCCAATTCCTTTTTTCAGACTCCCTGTAATTACTTCTGTTCCAATTGTTCCCAGACTGTCCTCTTGAATGGAAATTATAGTTTTTCCTTGAatggaaattattattaatattgtgactatTTTGTTCCCTATGATGAAAACTATAGTTGTTGGGCCTACTGTTTTCCCTCCGGTTAAAATTAGTGTTTCCCCAACTATGATCCCCACCTCTTTGTGTGTGATTGAAATAGTTTTTTGGTTTCCTAACTTTGTCTATAATCCTGCCAAGTTTGTCCATGTAGTTTAGAAATTGTTCAATGTTGTCATCTGGTCCATACACTAGGTCCCATTGCGCATCTGTTGGCAACTTCCTCTTTAAAGCATCTATCTGTGTGAGCTCATCAAAGGGTTTACTcaaatgtacaagtttcttcagttgaatcttacaaaactgtttcatagtcCCCTGTGTTTCTCTGTAATTTGGTCCATTCAGGAACTCACTCTTTATGCTGGCTTGTTCAGTTTCAGACCAGAACCGTTTTAAGAACTCAATTTCAAATTCGGCATAAGACATGTCCATAGAAAAATTTTGATTGGCCCATGACAAAGATTCCCCCTCcacaaaatttttaacaaacttaattttgaaattttcactcatATTGTGCAAAAAATTGTCTCTACAACTCTCCAGAAAGTCAACAGGATGCAAACTACACTCATTAGAAAAGTTTTTAACTGGAATATTGGATAATAAAGTACATGTGTTCATAGAAAAATTTCTGTTAGCTACATCATTGctaaatatttcaaacttctggtTTAACTCTGATACTgtactttttaattcattaacaTCTGTCTTAGTTTCAATCTCGTGGAGTTTTACTGTGTTACCGACTGTTTCCACTTTATCATCCACAATGTTTACTTTCGAATATACTCTACTTTCAAGATCTACTGCCATAGCTTTTACATTTACACAAACTGTATCTATTCGACTATTAACATTATCATAACACTTTGCATTTTTCTCTCTGTCTgtgaccagttcattttttacagacTGAATTTTGTTACTCAGACTAGATTTTATGTCTCCCACTTTAGATTCTACCACCAAAATCTTTGTTTCTGTTTTGCTAAGTTTATTGTCTATCTTTTATATATTGTTGCGAAGTTTATTACCTCAAAGTAAGACATTATCAAATTTTTTGTTCATAGCTCCTTCTAAACGCGACACTTTCTGATTTATAACCCGAAAACTGTCCACAGCCGTCCGATTCATGTTTTTTGATCTTCATTAGCTTGTAAGCAGGCTGCTACAGTTTGATTTAAAGCTAACAATTGTTCCATCATTTTTAACAGTGATTTAATGTCCGACGTCTCATGTTCAGATGAATTAAGACTTCGATCTGCTTCTTTGACCGACTCATCTTCCATTTTTATCGGCATGTCTACGCCCACAAAGACTAACAAATTTTCACAATCCTGCTCGGATTCACTTTCCTCCTTCACAATGGTCATTTTCgtgaaatttcacacacaaaataataaaaggaataaaCAGCACTACACAAATGTACTTATCTTTTCAGTCTGGGTCCTCACTCGTGTGGTCAGTCCACTTTACTGCTTCGTTTCGTATCCCTTGATTTCCATGTATTGCACTTCTTTGTACCACGTGGTCATTAGACTTCTGCAAAACAGACTTCGTCAATCCAGTACATATAAATGTCTTAATCCCAGATGAGCCTCCAGTTCTCATGAACCcgctctactgttcaggaaaaattatctccataaggacaccattacggtgtggctaatggctgcataatacttcagtagagctggccatgatgtctcctttgttgatgc carries:
- the LOC126298114 gene encoding uncharacterized protein DDB_G0287625-like — translated: MNRTAVDSFRVINQKVSRLEGAMNKKFDNIDNKLSKTETKILVVESKVGDIKSSLSNKIQSVKNELVTDREKNAKCYDNVNSRIDTVCVNVKAMAVDLESRVYSKVNIVDDKVETVGNTVKLHEIETKTDVNELKSTVSELNQKFEIFSNDVANRNFSMNTCTLLSNIPVKNFSNECSLHPVDFLESCRDNFLHNMSENFKIKIIDKVRKPKNYFNHTQRGGDHSWGNTNFNRRENSRPNNYSFHHREQNSHNINNNFHSRKNYNFHSRGQSGNNWNRSNYRESEKRNWREHRDAGSQNAMGSHEVNN